The Populus trichocarpa isolate Nisqually-1 chromosome 11, P.trichocarpa_v4.1, whole genome shotgun sequence genome has a segment encoding these proteins:
- the LOC7462337 gene encoding laccase-17, with protein sequence MGASLLPPPAFLAVFLFSFVTLSVNPEPALAITRHYKFDVMLQNVTRLCHTRSMVTVNGKFPGPRIVAREGDRLVIRVVNHVQNNISIHWHGIRQLRSGWADGPAYVTQCPIQTGQSYVYNYTIVGQRGTLWWHAHISWLRSTLHGPIILLPKLGTPYPFAKPYKEVPIIFGEWFNADPEAIISQAMQTGGGPNVSDAYTINGLPGPLYNCSAKDTFKLKVKPGKTYLLRMINAALNDELFFSIANHTVTVVDVDAVYVKPFDAETLLITPGQTTNVLLKTKPDYPNAQFFMSARPYATGQGTFDNSTVAGILEYEVPNKTSQSNHSTKKLPLYKPNLPPLNDTSFATNFSSKLRSLASADFPANVPQKVDRQFFFTVGLGTNPCSKNQTCQGPNGTRFAASVNNVSFVMPTTALLQAHHFGQSRGVYSPYFPISPLIPFNYTGTPPNNTMVSNGTKLVVLPFNTSVELIMQGTSILGAESHPLHLHGFNFFVVGQGFGNFDPSKDPANFNLVDPVERNTVGVPSGGWVAIRFLADNPGVWFMHCHLEVHTSWGLKMAWVVLDGKLPNQKLLPPPADLPKC encoded by the exons ATGGGCGCCTCTCTTCTTCCTCCACCAGCATTTCTGGCAGTGTTTCTCTTCTCATTTGTCACTTTGTCTGTCAATCCTGAGCCTGCACTTGCCATTACTAGGCACTACAAATTTGAT gTTATGCTGCAAAATGTGACACGCCTTTGCCATACCAGGAGCATGGTTACAGTCAATGGGAAGTTCCCGGGGCCTCGCATTGTAGCTAGAGAGGGTGATCGTCTTGTTATTAGAGTGGTCAACCATGTCCAAAACAACATCTCTATTCACTG GCATGGGATTCGACAGCTTCGCAGCGGGTGGGCCGACGGACCAGCATACGTAACTCAGTGCCCCATACAAACTGGACAAAGCTATGTGTACAACTACACCATTGTAGGACAGAGAGGCACTCTTTGGTGGCATGCCCATATATCATGGTTAAGATCAACTCTCCACGGTCCAATAATCCTTCTTCCCAAACTCGGCACACCTTACCCATTTGCTAAACCTTacaaggaggttccaatcatcTTTG GGGAGTGGTTTAATGCAGATCCAGAGGCGATCATTAGTCAGGCAATGCAAACTGGTGGAGGCCCAAATGTCTCTGATGCTTATACTATCAATGGACTTCCAGGGCCATTGTATAACTGCTCTGCCAAAG ATACTTTCAAGCTGAAGGTAAAGCCAGGGAAGACTTACCTTCTTCGCATGATCAATGCTGCCCTCAATGACGAGCTCTTCTTCAGCATAGCAAACCACACAGTCACagttgttgatgttgatgctgTTTATGTCAAGCCATTTGATGCCGAGACACTTCTCATTACCCCTGGACAAACCACAAATGTTCTTCTGAAAACCAAACCCGACTACCCAAATGCCCAATTTTTCATGTCTGCTAGACCTTACGCGACTGGTCAAGGAACTTTCGATAATTCAACTGTTGCTGGCATTTTAGAATATGAAGTGCCAAACAAAACCAGTCAATCAAACCACTCCACCAAGAAACTCCCACTCTATAAACCAAATCTACCACCACTAAACGACACTTCATTTGCTACAAACTTTTCTAGCAAGCTCCGCAGCTTAGCCAGTGCAGACTTCCCTGCCAATGTTCCTCAAAAGGTTGACAGACAATTTTTCTTCACTGTAGGCCTTGGAACAAACCCATGCTCTAAAAACCAAACCTGCCAGGGACCAAACGGAACGAGGTTTGCTGCTTCAGTCAATAATGTATCATTTGTAATGCCAACCACAGCTCTACTCCAAGCCCACCATTTTGGGCAATCAAGGGGTGTTTACAGTCCTTATTTTCCAATCAGTCCACTGATCCCTTTTAACTATACTGGCACACCACCGAACAATACTATGGTGAGCAATGGAACAAAGCTAGTTGTTCTTCCTTTTAACACAAGCGTGGAGCTCATCATGCAGGGCACTAGCATACTTGGTGCAGAGAGCCACCCTCTTCATTTGCATGGTTTCAATTTCTTTGTTGTCGGTCAAGGTTTTGGGAACTTTGATCCAAGCAAGGATCCCGCAAATTTCAATCTTGTTGACCCCGTTGAAAGGAATACTGTGGGAGTGCCCTCTGGAGGCTGGGTTGCTATACGGTTTCTAGCAGACAATCCAG GCGTATGGTTCATGCATTGCCATCTAGAAGTGCACACAAGCTGGGGCTTGAAGATGGCTTGGGTTGTCTTGGATGGAAAGCTTCCCAATCAGAAGCTGCTTCCTCCACCAGCTGATCTTCCCAAGTGTTAA